In a genomic window of Salvelinus fontinalis isolate EN_2023a chromosome 7, ASM2944872v1, whole genome shotgun sequence:
- the LOC129859033 gene encoding methionine-R-sulfoxide reductase B2, mitochondrial-like — MCPQPFSGLYLNHSEVGMYPCVSCDPPLFSSEVKYDSDMGWPAFKEAHGTWERDKSHVSIIRHPDNTLGSAETEVFCKHCDAHLGHVFEDGPDPTGERFCINSVSLNFRPREPGPGDQ, encoded by the exons ATGTGTCCTCAACCTTTCAGCGGTCTCTATCTGAACCATAGTGAAGTGGGGATGTACCCGTGTGTGTCCTGCGACCCTCCCCTCTTCAG TTCAGAGGTGAAGTATGACTCGGACATGGGCTGGCCGGCATTCAAAGAGGCTCATGGGACATGGGAACGCGACAAGAGCCACGTATCCATCATCCGTCACCCTGACAACACCCTGGGTAGTGCAGAGACAGAGGTCTTCTGTAAACAT TGTGACGCCCATCTGGGTCATGTGTTTGAGGATGGACCGGACCCCACCGGAGAGAGGTTCTGCATCAACAGCGTCTCTCTCAACTTCAGGCCCAGAGAACCCGGACCCGGCGACCAGTAG